Proteins encoded within one genomic window of Oryza glaberrima chromosome 12, OglaRS2, whole genome shotgun sequence:
- the LOC127757793 gene encoding spermidine hydroxycinnamoyltransferase 2-like, which produces MNSSTHQVCLHAQIVGTHCICIYSSNILHLHPSKLTYTIMKQKSFVAHRRGNPELVTPARATPCKTKLLSDLDDHWDLRYLQPALRFFRVVDSDCRPARPGDAIRAALAEALVYYYPIAGRLRELPKGHKLAVECTGEGVVFVEAEAEATLEDFGDPPMPTFCNAEGFLCDVGDARVIIGRPLFYMQITHLKCGGFVLGTHICHCIADAFGTFQFLKAIFDIARGEAKPTMLPVWKRELFVGTSLPPHIKEEQEKFFDELESATCDDIMVTMPTENMVSEYFILSQRDMVALRRHVPLNLTKTVTSFELLTAVTWRSRTVALGYKPCHIVHLMINVNACGRWKKLPSGYYGNGLMCSVI; this is translated from the exons ATGAACTCTAGCACTCATCAGGTGTGTTTACATGCACAAATTGTTGGCACGCATTGTATTTGTATATATAGTAGCAATATCTTACATCTTCATCCATCCAAACTTACATATACAATCATGAAGCAGAAATCGTTCGTGGCACACCGCCGGGGAAACCCCGAGCTGGTAACACCGGCGAGGGCGACGCCGTGCAAGACCAAGCTGCTCTCCGACCTCGACGACCACTGGGACCTGCGCTACCTGCAGCCAGCCCTCAGGTTCTTCCGCGTGGTCGACAGTGACTGTCGGCCGGCGAGGCCGGGGGACGCCATCAGGGCGGCCCTCGCGGAGGCCCTGGTGTACTACTACCCGATCGCCGGCCGCCTGCGGGAGCTGCCCAAGGGCCACAAGCTCGCTGTGGAGTGCACCGGTGAAGGGGTGGTGTttgtggaggcggaggcagaggcgaCGTTAGAGGACTTTGGCGATCCGCCGATGCCGACGTTTTGTAACGCCGAGGGGTTCCTGTGCGATGTTGGAGATGCCAGAGTCATCATTGGGAGGCCACTGTTTTACATGCAG ATCACTCATCTCAAGTGTGGAGGATTTGTCCTTGGAACTCACATTTGTCATTGCATAGCTGATGCCTTCGGCACATTTCAATTCTTGAAAGCTATATTTGATATAGCACGGGGTGAGGCAAAACCAACCATGTTACCAGTTTGGAAAAGGGAGCTCTTTGTTGGAACAAGTCTACCACCCCACATCAAAGAAGAACAAGAGAAATTCTTTGATGAACTAGAGAGCGCCACTTGTGATGATATTATGGTGACAATGCCTACTGAAAATATGGTTTCTGAATACTTTATTCTCTCTCAAAGAGATATGGTTGCACTAAGGCGTCATGTCCCATTAAATCTCACAAAAACAGTCACGAGCTTTGAGCTACTAACTGCGGTTACATGGCGGTCCCGTACTGTAGCACTTGGCTACAAGCCTTGCCATATTGTACACTTGATGATTAATGTGAATGCATGTGGGAGGTGGAAGAAGCTTCCTTCGGGATACTATGGCAATGGGCTTATGTGCTCTGTCATTTAG
- the LOC127757794 gene encoding spermidine hydroxycinnamoyltransferase 2-like, protein MKQKSFMSRRRGNPQLVTPARATPHESKLLSDLDDHWDLRYLQPGLEFFHAVDGDRRPARPWDSIKTALAEALVYYYPIAGRLREMPKGHKLAVECTAEGVVFVEAEAEATLEDFGEPPMPTFHGAEGFLCDVGDARVIVGRPLFYMQVNPACKHGLTITHMCLIDQNVYLAVSKHLESLRYICFQTPLDCIAYIKNGFAKNMTSYFLGKIAKTTPICLDFFL, encoded by the coding sequence ATGAAGCAAAAATCGTTCATGTCACGCCGCCGGGGAAACCCTCAGTTGGTTACGCCTGCGAGGGCGACGCCGCATGAGAGCAAGCTGCTCTCTGACCTCGACGACCACTGGGACCTGCGCTACCTACAGCCAGGTCTCGAGTTCTTCCACGCGGTAGATGGTGATCGTCGTCCGGCGAGACCGTGGGACAGCATCAAAACGGCCCTAGCAGAGGCCCTGGTGTACTACTACCCGATCGCTGGCCGCTTGCGGGAGATGCCCAAGGGCCACAAGCTCGCCGTGGAGTGCACCGCCGAAGGGGTGGTGTTcgtggaggcagaggcggaggcgacgTTGGAGGACTTCGGCGAGCCGCCGATGCCGACGTTCCATGGCGCCGAGGGGTTCCTGTGCGATGTTGGAGACGCCAGAGTCATCGTTGGGAGGCCACTGTTTTACATGCAGGTAAATCCAGCATGCAAACATGGATTGACCATTACTCATATGTGCTTAATTGATCAAAATGTTTATTTGGCAGTATCCAAACACCTTGAGTCCTTGAGATACATATGCTTTCAAACACCACTTGATTGTATTGCATACATTAAGAACGGTTTTGCTAAAAATATGACCTCATATTTTCttgggaaaattgcaaaaaccaccCCCATATGCTTAGATTTCTTTCTATAA